A part of Propioniciclava coleopterorum genomic DNA contains:
- a CDS encoding HsmA family protein, whose product MLIPAIVLITAALLLYTAGVWGERRSGTLRPLHVALFAGGFLCDAGGTWLMSQIAGSGTYTTTGAASVLTTLMAVTGGLALILMGIHLAWAIGVLAKGSPAARATFHRFSVLVWAIWLVPYFTGMASAMIR is encoded by the coding sequence ATGCTGATCCCCGCCATTGTGCTCATCACCGCCGCGCTCCTGCTCTACACCGCGGGGGTGTGGGGCGAGCGTCGCAGCGGCACCCTGCGGCCGCTGCACGTCGCCCTGTTCGCCGGAGGTTTCCTGTGCGACGCCGGTGGGACGTGGCTGATGTCCCAGATCGCCGGCTCGGGCACGTACACCACCACCGGGGCGGCGTCCGTGCTGACCACGCTGATGGCCGTGACCGGCGGGCTGGCGCTCATCCTGATGGGCATCCACCTCGCCTGGGCGATCGGCGTTCTGGCGAAGGGTTCCCCGGCTGCGCGGGCCACCTTCCACCGGTTCTCCGTACTCGTGTGGGCGATCTGGCTGGTGCCCTACTTCACCGGCATGGCCAGCGCGATGATCCGCTGA
- the secF gene encoding protein translocase subunit SecF has protein sequence MSKRNGLAHRLYTGEISYDFIGNAKRFYIVSAVILAICLASLGFRQLNLSIDFTGGSEFVVPTQVTQTTVDDYREVVQDSTVPDLGEIKVNTVGDNQVRVQVRALTAEEINDVTALLAAKAGVPTEQVTNNLIGASWGQQITQQGLIALVVFMALVSLMIWAYFRNWKMSAAAILALVHDLIVTAGIYSILQFAFTPATLIGMLTILGYSLYDTVVVFDKIRDNTRDITQQNRTFAAAANLAVNQVLVRSINTTIIGVLPVAALLFTGVFVLGTGPLKDLGLALFVGMIAGAYSSLFLAAPLYVQMREREPELAAHRRRIERGAKRTKRAADEPAETVEEAAATVSGVSSEPVLSASGTPVDPVRLGTVRGVDLPRSQPQRSTRAARKKDAR, from the coding sequence ATGAGCAAGCGCAACGGTCTGGCGCACCGGCTCTACACCGGCGAGATCAGCTACGACTTCATCGGCAACGCCAAGCGGTTCTACATCGTCTCGGCCGTCATCCTGGCGATCTGCCTGGCCAGCCTCGGCTTCCGGCAGCTCAACCTGTCGATCGACTTCACCGGCGGCTCCGAGTTCGTCGTGCCCACCCAGGTCACCCAGACCACCGTGGACGACTACCGCGAGGTCGTCCAGGACAGCACGGTTCCCGACCTCGGCGAGATCAAGGTCAACACGGTCGGGGACAACCAGGTCCGCGTCCAGGTGCGGGCGCTGACCGCCGAGGAGATCAACGACGTCACCGCGCTGCTGGCGGCGAAGGCGGGCGTCCCGACCGAGCAGGTCACCAACAACCTGATCGGCGCGTCCTGGGGCCAGCAGATCACCCAGCAGGGCCTGATCGCCCTGGTGGTGTTCATGGCGCTGGTGTCGCTGATGATCTGGGCGTACTTCCGCAACTGGAAGATGTCCGCGGCGGCGATCCTCGCCCTCGTGCACGACCTCATCGTGACGGCCGGCATCTACTCGATCCTGCAGTTCGCGTTCACCCCGGCGACCCTGATCGGCATGCTGACGATCCTGGGCTACTCGCTGTACGACACGGTGGTGGTCTTCGACAAGATCCGTGACAACACCCGCGACATCACGCAGCAGAACCGCACGTTCGCGGCGGCGGCGAACCTCGCCGTCAACCAGGTGCTGGTCCGCTCGATCAACACCACGATCATCGGCGTGCTGCCGGTTGCGGCGCTGCTGTTCACCGGCGTCTTCGTGCTGGGCACCGGGCCGCTCAAGGATCTGGGCTTGGCGCTGTTCGTCGGCATGATCGCCGGCGCCTACTCGTCGCTGTTCCTGGCCGCCCCGCTGTACGTGCAGATGCGGGAGCGGGAGCCCGAACTGGCCGCCCACCGGCGCCGCATCGAGCGGGGCGCCAAGCGCACCAAGCGCGCCGCGGACGAGCCGGCCGAGACCGTCGAGGAGGCCGCCGCGACGGTCAGCGGCGTGTCGTCCGAGCCGGTCCTGTCGGCCAGCGGGACGCCCGTGGACCCCGTCCGCCTCGGAACGGTCCGCGGCGTCGACCTGCCCCGTTCCCAGCCCCAGCGCAGCACCCGCGCCGCACGGAAGAAGGACGCCCGATGA
- a CDS encoding adenine phosphoribosyltransferase: protein MNPNQRRIVELIRDVPDWPKAGVVFKDITPLLADPAGFAAAIEELVALAPGPIDIVVGMEARGFIFAAPVALKLGAGFVPVRKPGKLPGQVDEQSFALEYGHETLAIHSDALWQGARVMVIDDVLATGGTIGATAELIKRQGAELVHVAVLMELGFLGGRERLAKAGVDTLSAVVTV from the coding sequence ATGAACCCCAACCAGCGTCGTATCGTGGAACTGATCCGCGACGTCCCGGACTGGCCCAAGGCCGGGGTCGTGTTCAAGGACATCACGCCGCTGCTGGCCGACCCGGCCGGGTTCGCGGCCGCGATCGAGGAACTCGTCGCCCTGGCGCCGGGCCCCATCGACATCGTGGTGGGCATGGAGGCGCGCGGCTTCATCTTCGCCGCGCCGGTCGCGCTCAAGCTGGGCGCCGGGTTCGTGCCCGTCCGCAAGCCGGGCAAGCTGCCCGGCCAGGTCGACGAGCAGAGCTTCGCCCTGGAGTACGGCCACGAGACGCTCGCGATCCACAGCGACGCCCTGTGGCAGGGGGCCCGCGTGATGGTGATCGACGACGTCCTCGCCACCGGCGGCACCATCGGCGCCACCGCCGAGCTCATCAAGCGGCAGGGGGCCGAGCTCGTGCACGTGGCCGTCCTGATGGAGCTCGGGTTCCTGGGTGGGCGTGAGCGCCTGGCGAAGGCCGGTGTCGACACCCTGTCGGCCGTGGTGACCGTCTGA
- a CDS encoding HNH endonuclease signature motif containing protein: METLIRTQSEAFLENVLTGLDDLDPNGLDRALLTDSERVGLAEQALAAAGRLQALAGVLVAEADRVAAPQAVVGVGTLSWLHDAQRMTRREAGRLLASAQELSSRPVLREATLTGAATPLQARAVTRVLAQLPEDLPDQKVRDAEAMMVGFCAQFDSHELSRLARHLLEVIAPEVAEESLARRLEREARHAHAVRHLSFTPDGMGSVLIKGSLPTVEAELLRAQVEAIAHLHHRRALDCADPLVEKATPTQRRADALVELARAAGVHQDAPNHGGDRPRIMVLIDHDRLVDDCRKAQLLDSGADLTPTQLRVLACDAGILPVVMNGAGEVLDVGRANRLVTPSIRAALVARDRGCVFPGCDRTAAACDAHHITPWQRGGPTSLPNLVLLCRHHHNTVEPDHRHPDTRWQIRLDHGIPVVIPPTRVDPQQRPRRNQRHHHRPPPAPDDSAS; this comes from the coding sequence ATGGAGACGTTGATCCGGACGCAGAGTGAGGCATTCCTGGAGAATGTCCTCACCGGTCTGGACGACCTCGACCCCAACGGTCTGGACCGGGCGCTGCTCACCGATTCTGAGCGGGTTGGGTTGGCCGAGCAGGCGCTCGCCGCGGCGGGTCGTCTGCAGGCGTTGGCCGGGGTGTTGGTTGCTGAGGCGGATCGGGTCGCGGCCCCGCAGGCGGTGGTGGGGGTGGGGACGTTGTCGTGGCTGCACGACGCCCAGCGGATGACCCGACGCGAAGCCGGCCGACTGCTGGCCTCAGCCCAGGAACTGTCGAGCCGGCCCGTCCTGCGGGAAGCGACCCTCACCGGGGCGGCCACACCCTTGCAGGCCCGCGCGGTCACCCGCGTCCTGGCCCAACTGCCCGAGGATCTGCCCGACCAGAAGGTACGGGACGCTGAGGCGATGATGGTGGGGTTCTGTGCCCAGTTCGACTCCCACGAACTGAGCCGGCTGGCCCGGCATCTCCTCGAAGTCATCGCCCCCGAAGTCGCCGAGGAGTCGTTGGCGCGCCGCTTGGAGCGGGAGGCGCGGCACGCCCACGCGGTGCGGCACCTTTCCTTCACCCCTGATGGGATGGGGTCGGTCCTGATCAAAGGCAGCCTGCCGACGGTCGAGGCGGAACTGTTGCGGGCGCAGGTCGAGGCGATCGCGCACCTGCACCACCGCCGCGCCCTGGACTGCGCCGACCCGCTCGTCGAGAAGGCCACCCCGACCCAGCGTCGGGCTGATGCCCTGGTCGAGCTCGCCCGCGCCGCCGGGGTGCACCAGGACGCCCCCAACCACGGCGGCGACCGGCCCCGGATCATGGTGCTGATCGACCACGATCGCCTGGTCGATGACTGCCGCAAGGCGCAGTTGCTTGACTCGGGTGCGGACCTGACGCCCACGCAACTGCGGGTGCTGGCCTGCGACGCCGGCATCCTGCCCGTGGTGATGAACGGTGCCGGGGAAGTCTTGGACGTGGGGCGGGCGAACCGGCTGGTCACCCCCTCCATCCGCGCCGCACTCGTCGCCCGCGACCGGGGCTGCGTGTTCCCCGGCTGCGACCGCACCGCCGCCGCGTGCGACGCCCACCACATCACCCCCTGGCAACGCGGCGGACCGACCTCGCTTCCGAATCTGGTGCTCCTGTGCCGGCACCATCACAACACGGTCGAACCCGACCACCGCCATCCCGACACCCGCTGGCAGATCCGACTCGACCACGGCATCCCCGTCGTCATCCCACCAACCAGAGTCGACCCCCAACAACGACCCCGCCGCAACCAGCGCCACCATCACCGCCCACCACCCGCCCCGGACGACTCCGCCTCCTGA
- a CDS encoding WYL domain-containing protein: MRAGTWYLVGWCRLREGMRWFALERIRGAAVTVTPCTGHTIEEVGEPPEGSRPVHGTRPSPPSHGVPGR; encoded by the coding sequence ATGCGCGCGGGGACCTGGTACCTCGTGGGGTGGTGCCGGCTGCGGGAGGGCATGCGCTGGTTCGCCCTGGAGCGGATCCGGGGCGCCGCGGTCACGGTGACGCCGTGCACGGGGCACACCATCGAGGAGGTGGGGGAGCCGCCCGAGGGTTCGCGTCCGGTGCATGGGACCCGCCCATCGCCACCTTCCCACGGCGTCCCCGGCCGGTGA
- a CDS encoding alpha/beta hydrolase has translation MNADSAHGTAHVHSTDASDASETTEPTILLIAGHWLGAWAWDAVADALRTLGRRPLPLTLPGLDPHDPQRASRTLEDQASAIVLALLDADAAQRPAVVVAHSGANAPVSMVLDRRPDLVGHVVWVDSGPVAPGTVFLPDAPSDLAELPLPDFETLGGQASLDGLTPADLDRFRRCAVPEPGPVLTRPVPLTGDGRRDVPTTLVCCSIPSAQVVDAARGGHPMFAEVAALRQVGFVDLPTGHWPMWSRPTDLAAVIAGVGLA, from the coding sequence ATGAACGCCGACAGCGCCCACGGCACCGCCCACGTCCACAGCACGGACGCCTCCGACGCCTCCGAAACCACCGAGCCGACCATCCTCCTGATAGCCGGGCATTGGCTGGGCGCCTGGGCCTGGGACGCGGTCGCGGACGCCCTCCGCACCCTCGGGCGCCGCCCCCTGCCCCTGACGCTGCCCGGCCTCGACCCGCACGATCCGCAGCGGGCGTCGCGGACCCTGGAGGACCAGGCCTCGGCGATCGTCCTGGCTCTGCTGGACGCCGACGCGGCACAGCGTCCGGCCGTCGTCGTCGCTCACAGCGGCGCCAACGCGCCCGTCAGCATGGTGCTCGACCGGCGTCCGGACCTCGTGGGGCACGTGGTCTGGGTCGACAGCGGCCCGGTCGCCCCGGGGACGGTCTTCCTGCCGGACGCGCCCTCCGACCTGGCCGAACTGCCCCTGCCCGACTTCGAGACGCTCGGGGGCCAGGCGAGCCTCGACGGGCTCACCCCGGCGGACCTCGACCGGTTCCGGCGGTGCGCCGTCCCCGAACCGGGCCCGGTGCTGACCCGGCCGGTGCCGTTGACCGGCGACGGCCGCCGGGACGTCCCCACCACGCTCGTGTGCTGCTCGATCCCGAGCGCGCAGGTCGTCGACGCCGCCCGGGGCGGGCACCCGATGTTCGCCGAGGTGGCCGCGCTGCGTCAGGTCGGGTTCGTGGACCTGCCCACCGGGCACTGGCCGATGTGGAGCCGCCCCACCGACCTCGCCGCCGTCATCGCCGGAGTGGGCCTCGCCTGA
- a CDS encoding helix-turn-helix transcriptional regulator has product MRRSERLIATAEMLRRQGSRGCSAERLASEFGVSARTVKRDLAALANSGAPVWSRPGPGGGYGLAGSGSLPPVSLTPAQAVALLAAVSAAAQAPYADLAWAGVNKIVDVLDPATRARALDLAGRVWVNVPATDRTVMSAVEEAMTDQRVVRLRYEARDGTRTSRDVEPVIFACARGPGTSWGGAGCGRACAGSPWSGSGAPRSR; this is encoded by the coding sequence ATGAGGCGGTCCGAGCGTCTGATCGCGACGGCGGAGATGCTGCGGCGCCAGGGGAGCCGGGGGTGCTCGGCCGAGCGGTTGGCGTCCGAGTTCGGGGTGTCGGCGCGGACCGTCAAGCGCGACCTGGCCGCGCTGGCGAACAGCGGGGCACCGGTGTGGTCGCGTCCGGGGCCGGGAGGCGGCTACGGCCTCGCCGGGTCGGGTTCGCTGCCTCCGGTGAGCCTGACGCCGGCCCAGGCGGTGGCGCTGCTCGCGGCGGTGTCGGCGGCCGCGCAGGCCCCCTACGCCGACCTCGCGTGGGCCGGGGTGAACAAGATCGTCGATGTCCTGGATCCGGCGACGCGCGCCCGGGCGCTGGACCTCGCGGGCCGCGTCTGGGTGAACGTGCCCGCCACCGACCGGACGGTCATGTCGGCGGTCGAGGAGGCCATGACGGACCAGCGTGTGGTGCGGTTGCGCTACGAGGCCCGGGACGGGACCCGGACCAGCCGCGACGTCGAACCCGTGATCTTCGCATGCGCGCGGGGACCTGGTACCTCGTGGGGTGGTGCCGGCTGCGGGAGGGCATGCGCTGGTTCGCCCTGGAGCGGATCCGGGGCGCCGCGGTCACGGTGA
- a CDS encoding potassium channel family protein has product MANGSSTSRWGYQALVRLPSVAESPVKELTRRALLALGIIAVNSLIVWLDRDSYSDNVAGDGLTLIDAIYYATVTVTTTGYGDITPVSQHARLLNALLVTPLRIAFLILLVGTTLEVLANEGRRAMSDARWRKKMRNHTVVLGYGTMGRSALTTLLRNGADSDKIVVVDSSQAAVDTANRNGLAAFLGDCTSRDLLRRAEVPKAKHIIVTVNRDDTAILTTLTARQLNPHAHLVVSVREADNVSLLRQSGADGVVTSSDAVGRLIGLSAVSPELGATMEDLLNYGEGIDIAQRLVTPSEVGKSSSEIAGERVLGVVRGGLLRHFFDPSVALLKTGDELVIVRPSEKKRDRTPPTA; this is encoded by the coding sequence ATGGCCAACGGGTCCTCCACCTCGAGGTGGGGTTATCAAGCGCTGGTGCGCCTGCCGTCCGTCGCGGAGAGCCCCGTCAAGGAGCTCACCCGGCGGGCGCTGCTCGCGCTCGGCATCATCGCGGTCAACTCGCTGATCGTCTGGCTGGATCGCGACAGCTACAGCGACAACGTCGCCGGCGACGGGCTGACCCTCATCGACGCGATCTACTACGCCACCGTCACCGTGACCACCACCGGCTACGGCGACATCACCCCGGTGTCGCAGCACGCCCGGCTGCTGAACGCGCTGCTCGTGACCCCGCTGCGCATCGCGTTCCTGATCCTGCTGGTCGGCACGACGCTCGAGGTGCTGGCGAACGAGGGGCGCCGCGCCATGTCGGACGCCCGTTGGAGGAAGAAGATGCGCAACCACACCGTCGTGCTCGGCTACGGCACCATGGGCCGCAGCGCCCTGACCACCCTGCTGCGCAACGGCGCCGACAGCGACAAGATCGTCGTCGTCGACTCCAGCCAGGCCGCGGTCGACACCGCGAACCGCAACGGGCTCGCCGCGTTCCTGGGCGACTGCACGTCCCGCGACCTGCTGCGGCGCGCTGAGGTGCCCAAGGCGAAACACATCATCGTCACGGTCAACCGCGACGACACCGCCATCCTGACCACGCTCACCGCGCGGCAGCTCAACCCGCACGCCCACCTGGTCGTCTCGGTCCGCGAGGCCGACAACGTGTCGCTGCTGCGTCAGTCCGGCGCCGACGGCGTCGTCACGAGTTCGGACGCCGTCGGCCGGCTCATCGGCCTGTCGGCCGTCAGCCCGGAGCTCGGCGCGACCATGGAGGACCTGCTCAACTACGGCGAGGGCATCGACATCGCGCAGCGGCTCGTGACGCCCAGCGAGGTCGGCAAGAGCTCCTCCGAGATCGCCGGGGAGCGGGTGCTGGGCGTCGTGCGCGGCGGGCTGCTGCGGCACTTCTTCGACCCCAGCGTGGCCCTGCTCAAGACCGGCGACGAGCTCGTGATCGTCCGGCCGAGCGAGAAGAAGCGCGATCGGACACCCCCGACGGCCTGA
- a CDS encoding sensor histidine kinase: MFDRHPVPPGAPSAAARALQFGEHALFALLLFIGVTQAAANGDLTGPLIGLVAAFTVWYVLGAVFAARMPKRWVAPLWFAVLAALWVAAAIHAPSLAWLAFALCLLALHLLPWVPGVITVFMVTGMAIIVLWPTASSPVSAVLGPVIGAFVTLGITVGYSMILKESAARGQLLEELSAAQADLVAVQEELATAQRDAGALAERARLARDIHDTLAQGYSSILLLSRAELATEPPNAALLAQIEQLAGENLVEARRVVHALSPAQLDEAPLPQAVRRLLDRLAAESGIRADLEVSGDPRLSSMSVDVAVLRLVQGALANVRQHADADRVVVSLAYEPTELLIDVVDDGVGFDPAVPPLAGDAGGFGLRALRERVAQLGGRLSVESRPGEGAAVAASIPLDGGGR; the protein is encoded by the coding sequence GTGTTCGACCGTCACCCGGTGCCGCCCGGCGCACCCTCGGCAGCCGCCCGCGCGCTGCAGTTCGGCGAGCACGCGCTGTTCGCGCTGCTGCTGTTCATCGGGGTGACGCAGGCGGCGGCGAACGGCGACCTCACCGGCCCGCTGATCGGGCTCGTCGCCGCCTTCACGGTCTGGTACGTCCTGGGCGCGGTGTTCGCCGCCCGGATGCCCAAGCGCTGGGTCGCGCCGCTGTGGTTCGCGGTGCTGGCCGCGCTCTGGGTCGCCGCCGCGATCCACGCGCCGTCCCTGGCGTGGCTCGCGTTCGCCCTGTGCCTGCTGGCGCTGCACCTGCTGCCGTGGGTCCCCGGGGTGATCACCGTATTCATGGTCACAGGCATGGCCATCATCGTGCTGTGGCCCACGGCGTCCAGCCCCGTCTCGGCCGTGCTCGGACCCGTCATCGGCGCGTTCGTGACGCTGGGGATCACGGTCGGGTACTCGATGATCCTCAAGGAGTCGGCGGCCCGCGGCCAACTGCTGGAGGAACTCTCGGCCGCCCAGGCCGACCTGGTCGCGGTGCAGGAGGAACTCGCCACCGCCCAGCGGGACGCCGGCGCGCTGGCCGAGCGCGCCCGCCTGGCGCGCGACATCCACGACACCCTGGCGCAGGGGTACTCCTCGATCCTGCTCCTGAGCCGCGCCGAGCTCGCCACCGAGCCCCCCAACGCCGCCCTGCTCGCCCAGATCGAGCAGCTGGCGGGGGAGAACCTCGTGGAGGCGCGCCGCGTCGTGCACGCGCTCAGCCCGGCCCAGCTGGACGAGGCGCCGCTGCCGCAGGCCGTCCGCCGGCTCCTGGACCGGCTCGCCGCCGAGTCGGGGATCCGCGCCGACCTCGAGGTCTCCGGGGATCCGCGGCTCTCCTCCATGAGCGTCGACGTCGCCGTGCTCCGGCTCGTCCAGGGCGCGCTGGCCAACGTCCGGCAGCACGCGGACGCCGACCGCGTCGTCGTGTCGCTGGCCTACGAGCCCACCGAACTGCTCATCGACGTCGTGGACGACGGCGTCGGCTTCGACCCCGCGGTCCCGCCGCTGGCCGGGGACGCCGGGGGCTTCGGCCTGCGCGCCCTGCGCGAGCGCGTCGCCCAGCTCGGTGGGCGGCTCTCGGTCGAGTCGCGCCCCGGGGAGGGCGCGGCGGTCGCCGCCTCGATCCCCCTGGACGGCGGCGGCCGATGA
- a CDS encoding RelA/SpoT family protein, with product MSETTSRQSGAEIEAPQPAPVVVPEQPRRSMRRMLAMLGSQKTSGNAALDPLFAAMRQHHQKVDTGLIERAYRTAEHFHDGQMRKSGDAYITHPLAVATILASLGLNEPTICAALLHDTVEDTGYTLAQLTNDFGDEIATMVDGVTKLDKMVYGESAKAETIRKMVIAMSRDIRVLIIKLADRLHNMRTISSLRPDKQIRIAKDTLEIYAPLAHRLGMNAIKWELEDLSFSVIEPKIYSEIVKLVAERAPLRDQYLSTVIEQVKQDLADNKIKATVYGRPKHYYSIYQKMMVRGRDFYDIYDLVGLRVLVDTKRECYDVLGVLHARWRPLPGRFKDYIAMPKFNLYQSLHTTVLGPGGKPVELQIRTNEMHKQAEYGVAAHWRYKEGKSAGDEINWVHSISEWQKETEDSGEFLDTFTEEIAKNEVFVFSPKGDVIALPAGSTPVDFAYAIHTEVGHRCIGARVNGRLVPLDSTLEMGMSIDILTSKAQNAGPSRDWLNFVKTPRARSKIRQHFSRERRDEAIEQGKEILAKQMRRSHLAARLLTPEVMAHLTQHFHVSDVPSLWAAIGEGSTSAQAVITQLVSVVGGDEAAAEASLVDEAVLVRGPHKLPRNHSGVVVDGDPDLYTKLAKCCLPVPGDPIMGFVTRSEGISVHRTDCTNVASLRQMPERIVPVSWAPTADAAFLVAVQVEGIDRAGMLNDLTKVLSEMHMSIVSVSANASKDHVFTMRLTFQTPDPRHLETVLRGLQRVPGVYEVSRVKPG from the coding sequence ATGAGCGAGACGACCAGTCGCCAGTCCGGCGCGGAGATCGAGGCGCCCCAACCGGCCCCCGTCGTCGTTCCCGAGCAGCCCCGGCGCAGCATGCGCCGCATGCTGGCCATGCTCGGCAGCCAGAAGACGTCGGGCAACGCGGCGCTCGACCCGCTGTTCGCGGCGATGCGGCAGCACCATCAGAAGGTCGACACGGGGCTCATCGAGCGCGCCTACCGGACGGCGGAGCACTTCCACGACGGCCAGATGCGCAAGAGCGGCGACGCCTACATCACGCACCCGCTGGCCGTCGCGACCATCCTGGCCAGCCTCGGGCTGAACGAGCCCACCATCTGCGCGGCGCTGCTGCACGACACTGTCGAGGACACCGGCTACACGCTGGCGCAGCTGACGAACGACTTCGGCGACGAGATCGCCACGATGGTCGACGGCGTCACCAAGCTGGACAAGATGGTCTACGGCGAGTCCGCCAAGGCCGAGACCATCCGCAAGATGGTCATCGCGATGAGCCGCGACATCCGCGTCCTCATCATCAAGCTGGCCGACCGGCTGCACAACATGCGCACGATCAGCTCGCTGCGTCCCGACAAGCAGATCCGCATCGCCAAGGACACCCTCGAGATCTACGCGCCGCTGGCGCACCGCCTGGGCATGAACGCGATCAAGTGGGAGCTGGAGGACCTGTCGTTCTCGGTGATCGAGCCGAAGATCTACTCCGAGATCGTGAAGCTCGTCGCCGAGCGCGCGCCGCTGCGTGACCAGTACCTGAGCACCGTGATCGAGCAGGTGAAGCAGGACCTGGCCGACAACAAGATCAAGGCGACGGTGTACGGCCGCCCCAAGCACTACTACTCGATCTACCAGAAGATGATGGTCCGCGGCCGCGACTTCTACGACATCTACGATCTGGTCGGGTTGCGGGTCCTGGTCGACACCAAGCGCGAGTGTTACGACGTGCTCGGCGTCCTGCACGCCCGGTGGCGTCCGCTGCCGGGGCGCTTCAAGGACTACATCGCGATGCCGAAGTTCAACCTGTACCAGTCGCTGCACACGACGGTGCTGGGCCCCGGCGGCAAGCCGGTCGAGCTGCAGATCCGCACCAACGAGATGCACAAGCAGGCCGAGTACGGCGTCGCGGCGCACTGGCGGTACAAGGAGGGCAAGAGCGCCGGCGACGAGATCAACTGGGTGCACTCGATCTCGGAGTGGCAGAAGGAGACCGAGGACTCCGGGGAGTTCCTCGACACCTTCACCGAGGAGATCGCCAAGAACGAGGTCTTCGTGTTCAGCCCCAAGGGCGACGTCATCGCGCTGCCCGCGGGTTCCACGCCGGTCGACTTCGCCTACGCCATCCACACCGAGGTGGGGCACCGCTGCATCGGCGCGCGCGTCAACGGACGCCTCGTGCCGCTGGACTCGACCCTCGAGATGGGCATGTCGATCGACATCCTCACCTCGAAGGCGCAGAACGCGGGCCCCAGCCGCGACTGGCTCAACTTCGTCAAGACGCCGCGGGCCCGTTCCAAGATCCGGCAGCACTTCTCCCGCGAGCGCCGCGACGAGGCGATCGAGCAGGGCAAGGAGATCCTGGCCAAGCAGATGCGCCGCAGCCACCTGGCCGCGCGCCTTCTCACCCCCGAGGTGATGGCGCACCTCACCCAGCACTTCCACGTCTCGGACGTGCCCAGCCTGTGGGCCGCGATCGGCGAGGGCAGCACCAGCGCCCAGGCCGTCATCACGCAGCTGGTCAGCGTGGTGGGCGGCGACGAGGCCGCCGCGGAGGCGTCCCTGGTCGACGAGGCGGTGCTGGTGCGGGGCCCGCACAAGCTGCCCCGCAACCACTCCGGCGTCGTCGTGGACGGCGACCCCGACCTCTACACCAAGCTCGCCAAGTGCTGCCTGCCCGTGCCGGGCGACCCCATCATGGGCTTCGTGACGCGCAGCGAGGGGATCTCGGTGCACCGCACGGACTGCACCAACGTCGCGTCCCTGCGCCAGATGCCCGAGCGGATCGTGCCGGTGTCGTGGGCGCCCACCGCCGACGCGGCGTTCCTCGTCGCGGTGCAGGTGGAGGGCATCGACCGGGCGGGGATGCTCAACGACCTGACCAAGGTGCTGTCCGAGATGCACATGTCGATCGTCTCGGTGTCCGCGAACGCGTCGAAGGATCACGTGTTCACCATGCGGCTCACGTTCCAGACGCCGGACCCGCGCCACCTGGAGACCGTGCTGCGCGGCCTGCAGCGCGTCCCGGGTGTCTACGAGGTCAGCCGGGTCAAGCCGGGCTGA
- a CDS encoding response regulator: protein MTTVLVVDDHPVVRAGLVALLSTRPGIEVVGQAGTQAEALSAFGRERPDVVLMDLQLGADDGVSATRRLRERDPHARVLILTTYDTDADIVNAIEAGAVGYLLKDASPDALGAAVEAAARGETVFAPAVAGRLARRVIAPPDELTEREREVVALLAQGLTNRQIAKQLFLSEATVKTHLVHIFTKLNVDNRTAAVAAAREQGLLR, encoded by the coding sequence ATGACGACCGTCCTCGTGGTGGACGACCACCCCGTCGTCCGCGCCGGGCTCGTCGCGCTGCTGAGCACCCGGCCCGGCATCGAGGTGGTCGGGCAGGCCGGCACGCAGGCCGAGGCACTGTCGGCGTTCGGACGCGAGCGCCCCGACGTCGTCCTCATGGACCTGCAACTCGGCGCCGACGACGGCGTCTCCGCCACGCGCCGGCTCCGAGAGCGCGACCCGCACGCCCGCGTCCTCATCCTCACCACCTACGACACCGACGCCGACATCGTGAACGCCATCGAGGCCGGCGCGGTGGGCTACCTGCTCAAGGACGCCTCCCCGGACGCCCTCGGCGCGGCCGTCGAGGCGGCGGCCCGCGGCGAGACCGTGTTCGCGCCCGCCGTGGCCGGACGCCTCGCCCGCCGCGTGATCGCGCCGCCCGACGAGCTCACAGAACGGGAGCGCGAAGTGGTCGCGCTGCTCGCCCAGGGCCTCACCAACCGGCAGATCGCCAAGCAACTGTTCCTGTCCGAGGCGACCGTGAAGACGCACCTGGTCCACATCTTCACCAAGCTGAACGTCGACAACCGGACGGCCGCGGTGGCCGCCGCCCGCGAGCAGGGCCTCCTGCGCTGA